The DNA segment CGCCTTCGAGGAGCGCCTGGTCGAGGAACTCGCACGCATCCGGCGCAGCGGGCAGCCGGTCTCGTTGCTCCTGCTCGACATCGACCACTTCAAGGCGTTCAACGACTCCTTCGGCCATCCGCGCGGCGACGAGGTCCTGCGGTCAGTCGCCCGACTCCTGAGCCGGGCCATCCGCGACACCGACATCGCCGTCCGCTACGGCGGCGAGGAGTTCGCGATCGTGCTCCCGAACACCGACCCCGAGGGCGCGGCGATGATGGGAGAGCGGTTGCGCCTCGCGATCGAGGAGGCGCCGTGGGCCGAGCGTGCGATCACGATCAGCGTCGGCGCGGCCACGGCCACGTCGCACACCACCGTCGTGACCGAACTGCTGGAGCACGCCGATCGCGCGCTCTACCGGTCCAAGCAGGGCGGGCGCAATCGCGTGACGCTCGCCGAGGCGGCCTAGCCGCCACCGCGCCACTGGCCGGTGGATGGGATTCCGGCTGGCGCGTTGCGCTCGCCCCCCGGGGGCGGGAGCGCCGAGGGCGGTCCCGGGTGCTTGGCATGGTGCACTCCGGCGGGCTAATGTGAGCGGACCTTCGCTCGACTGTTCCCGTCATCCCTTCGCTCCTGCCCGCATGCGCCTCCGTCTCGTTCTCGCGAGTGCCGTCACGCTCACGTCGTGCTTCGCCGCCGCCGCTGCGGCGCAGGGGACCCGCCCGCTCAAGGCGAGCGACTTCTACCACCTGCGCGATGTCGGCGCCCCACGCATCTCCCCGGACGGGGCCTGGGTCGCCTACACCGTCGCCACCACCGACTCGGCCAAGGACAAGTCCGATAGCGACGTCTGGATGGTGAGCTGGGACGGGACGCGGACACTGCGCCTGACGAGCTCTCCCGAGGGCGAGTCGAACCCGCGCTGGTCGCCCGACAATCGCTATCTCTCATTTGTCTCGGGACGATTCGAGAGCAAGGGGGGGCAGCTCTGGTTGCTCGATCGTGCCGGTGGCGAGGCGGTGCGGCTGACGGACCTCAAGGGTGGGGTCGCCGACTACGAGTGGTCCCCCGACGGGACGCGCATCGTCGTCACCTCGCACGACCCCGACCCCGAGGAGGCCAAGCCCGACTCGCTGAAGGACAAGAACCCCAAGCCGATCGTCGTCGACCGGTACGCGTTCAAGCGCGACTATGCCGGCTACCTCAACCGGCAGCGCGATCACCTCTGGATCGTCGACGTCGCGACGAAGAAGGGCGTGCAGCTGACGACCGGAGACTTCGACGACCGCATGCCGCGCTGGTCGCCGGACGGACGGCGCATCGCCTTCGTCTCCCGGCGTGAGGGCAAGGACCCGGACCGCGAGAACAACAGCGACGTGTACGTCGTCGATGCCGTCGCCGGGTCGACGCCGCAGCGCCTGACGAGTTGGCGGGGCGACGACGCGGAGCCCGTGTGGAGCCCCGACGGGGCGTGGATCGCCTACCTGCAGTCCGGCGAGCCGCAGCTCTCGGCGTATGCGCAGGAGACCATCGCGGTGATCCCCAGCACCGGCGGGACGCCGCGCCTCCTCGCCGCCACGCTCGACCGCGATGTCGGCGACCTCTCCTGGACCCCCGACGGCCGCACGATTCGTTTCATTCTGGGGGATGACCGTGCCGTGCACCTGGCGACCGTCCCCGCCGAGGGCGGGGCGGTGACGCGCCTGATCGACGGACGGCGCGTCATCTGGACGTACGATGCCGCGCCCGACGGGCGCCTCGTCGCGCGCGCCGCCACCGCGACGACGACACCGGAGCTCTTCGCCGTCGAGAAAGGGGCGCTGCGCGCGCTCACCCACGTCAACGACTCCCTCCTCGCGCAACTCGCCCTCGGCACCACCGAAGACGTCGACTTCAAGAACAAGGACGGGCTGACCGTTGGCGCGCTCCTCGTCAAGCCAGCCGGGTTCCAGGTCGGGAAGAAGTATCCACTGCTCCTCTGGATTCACGGCGGCCCCAACGGGCAGGACCAGCATGCCTTCGCCTTCCAGCGGGAGCTCTACGCGGCCAACGGCTACCTGGTGCTCGCGGTGAACTACCGCGGGAGCAGCGGGCGTGGGCAGGCGTGGAAGAAGGCGATCTTCGCCGACTGGGGCAACAAGGAGGTGCAGGACCTCCTGGCCGGCGTCGACCACGTCATCTCGTTAGGGATCGCCGATCCGGAGCGCCTGGGCATCGGCGGCTGGAGCTACGGCGGGATCCTGACCGACTACATCATCGCCACCACCACGCGCTTCAAGGCGGCGAGCAGTGGGGCGGGGAGTGCACTGCAGACGACGATGTACGGTACTGACCAGTACATCTATCAGTACGAGAACGAACTCGGCGCTCCGTGGAAGAACCCGAAGCTGTGGGAGAAGCTCTCGTATCCCTTCTACAAGGCCGACCGGATCAAGACGCCGACGCTGTTCATGGGGGGCGAGAAGGACGCCAACGTGCCCATCACCGGCAGCGAGCAGATGTACATGGCGCTCAAGTCGTTAGGCGTGGATGCCCAGCTGGTCGTCTATCCCGGGCAGTTCCACGGCATCTCGCGCCCGTCGTTCGTGCTCGACCGATACCAGCGCTATCTCGGCTGGTACGACAAGTACCTGCGCCCGATCACCCCATAGCGCGAAGCGGCGAGTCGCGCGAAGCGGCGAGGCGCGCGTGGCGCGGCGTCCGGGCGAATGCTGCGATCCCTCCCCGGATCGCGCGCCCGAACGCCGCGCCGCCTGACGACGTCCGCTAGAACTTGCCGCTGGCGACCAGGACGCCGGCCGCCGTCTTCACCTCGACCACCTGCCCCGTCACGCTCATCGGGACCGACTGGCCCAGCGTGGAGTTGAGGTTGATGCTCGCCTGGCGCAGCGTATTGGTCACCTGCGTCGACCCCACCTTCGCCCCGCCCACGAAGAAGTTCACCGACGTCCCGGCCGCGACGTTCTCGATCTCGATCTGCAGCTCACGCTCGCTCGGCTTCGACGACCACTTCGCCTTCCCCTTGGCGTTGGCGTACGGCGACACTCCCTTGAGGGCGATCTCGAGGCGCACGCGATTGGCGCTGGACGAGCTGCTCGACGAACTGCTCGACGAGCCCGAAGCACTGGACGCCGCGCTGTCCGATGACGAGGACGCGATCGCCTGCGGCGAGGCAGGGCCGGTGCTGTCGGTGCTGCAGGCGGTGAGGGCGCTGGTGGCGATGAGCAGAAGGGCGGCGTGGCGGAACGTCATGGGGGCATCCTCGGGTGATGGCGGCGCGACGATGCGCCTGAAGGGTTCGCATCCGGAGTGGTGCGACGCCGGCGTCTGCAGCATCGCCGGGCGTGCCCCGAGGAATGGCAAGTGCGGCGCCCGCGTGCGCAGCAACCCAAGTGGCGGTCCCGCAAGGAGTTGCGAAAACGGCACCGCATCGAGCGGTGCCGTGACGCGATGCAGTGCTGTATCGCGGCGTGCCAGCGGAGACCTCGCGATGCGTGCGCTCGCGATGCGTGCGCTCCGGCCGTTAGGCTCGGGCGAAGAGGCCGGCCATCAGTTGGCAGAGCACCGCCCCCACCACCGTCATCGCCAGCCCCCAGGCCAGGAGCTTGTTGAAGAGGGCGCGCGAGGCCAGCGGGCTCGACACCGCGGCGACACACAGTGCCCCAAGCGTCGACAGCGGCGACACGTCCACCAGTGCCGAGCCCACGTTGATCGACAGCGCGACCGCGAGCGGGTCGCCGCCGCCGACCTTTTCCACCAACGTTGCGGCTGTCGGAAGGAAGGCGGGAAGGACGACCCCCGAGGTGCTGCTGTATGTCGAGATGGCCCCGGTCACGAAGGCGATCACGCCGTTGAGGGTGACCGGCGTCGCCAGGCGCGCGAGCAGCGTCGTGAAGAGGTCCATCCCCCCGGTCTTCTCCAGGAGGGCGATCAGGAGCGAGACGCCGCACACCATCAGGATCACCCCCCACGGCACCTTCCGGATCGCGGCCTGTTCATCGCCCGCCCGCGCCAGAAGGAGGAGCGCCGCCGTCCCGAAGGCCGACATCCCGAGGTTGAGCTTGAACCCCACGACGCCGACGATCCACGCGAGGATCAGGAGACTCGTCAGGCGCTGGTGTCCGCTGAGCGCCACATCGGTCGCGGCCACCGCCGTCGCCGCGCGCGACTCGCCAGCGGGCGCGACCTCGCGCCGGCCGCTGAGCACGAGGTACGCCGCCAGTGCCACGAGCGCGTGCGCGGCGAAGTTGGCCGCCCATACCCGCCACTCGTGTCCCCCCAACCCGCCCTTCGCCATCGCGTTGTTGGCAATCACGCCCACCGACGAGATGGGGGAGAGGTTCCCGGCGTTCGCCCCGTTGGCCACCATCAGCGCGGTCAGGAAGTGCGACACGCCCGTGCGCTCGCTGATGGCCATCGCCAGCGGAATCACCAGCGCCACGCTGGAGATGGCGCCGGGCCCCACCGTGGAAATGGCGAAGGCGATGAGGAAGAAGAGGACCGGGAGCACCCGCGCATTGCCGCGCGCGGCGCGCACCGCGTGCTGCGCGAGTCGCTCCAGCGTCCCGTTGGTGTCGGCGATCGCGAACAGCAGGGTGACGCCGGTGAGCGTGAGAAAGAGCGTGATCGGGAAGCCCGCCATGACCACGTCGGGCTTGAGCCCGGCGGCGTACACGCCGATGACCCACGCGAGGGCGACCGCCAGCAGCCCCACGTTGATGCGCGACGTCATCGACAGCGCCAGCGCGACGACGAGTGCGAGGAGCGACAGGATGGCCGGGGTCACGGCGCGCCTGGCGTCCACGGCGGGAGCAGGTGCCGCTGCACCTTGCCTAACGCCGTGCGCGGGAGCGCGTCCACCCGCACGAAGGCGCGCGGAACCTTGAAGCTCGCCAGCTGCCGGCGGCACTGCTCACCCAGCCCCGCGAGCGCCCCCTCGTCGTCAGCGACGACGTAGGCCACGGGGAGCTCGCCGCGGCGCTCGTCCGGCACGCCGACCACGACGGCCTCGCGAACCCCCGCGCACTCCAGGAGCAGCTCCTCGATCTCGCGCGGGTAGATGTTGAAGCCGCCGGAGATGATGAGGTCCGAACGGCGCCCGCACAGCGTGTAGTAGCCATCGGCGGAGCGCCGGGCGAGGTCGCCGGTCCGGAACCAGCCGTCGACGAACGCCTCGGCGTCGGCATCGGGGCGGCGCCAGTAGTGCCGAATGACGTTCGGGCCGCGCACGAGCAACTCGCCGACGTCGTCGACCGCAACCTCGCCTCCGTCGGCCGCGACGATGCGCGCCGACACCCCGGGAAACGGCAGCCCCACCGCCCCGGGGCGCCGCTCCCCTTCATACGGGTTGCCGATGTTCATGAGCGTCTCGCTCATCCCGTAGCGCTCGAGGATCGTGTGCCCGTAGCGCGTGCGGAACGCCTCCAGCGTCGCCGCCGAGAGCGGCGCCGAGCCGCAGACGAAGAGTCGCATGCGCCGGCCGATGCGCGCCGCCACGTCGGCGGGAAGCTCGAGCAGGCGCACGTACACGGTCGGCACGCCGAAGAAGAGCGTCGGCTGGAACGCCTCGAACAGCGCCGCCGCACGCGCCACGTCGAAGCGCTCCGCCAGCCGCATCCGGC comes from the Gemmatimonadota bacterium genome and includes:
- a CDS encoding S9 family peptidase, with the translated sequence MRLRLVLASAVTLTSCFAAAAAAQGTRPLKASDFYHLRDVGAPRISPDGAWVAYTVATTDSAKDKSDSDVWMVSWDGTRTLRLTSSPEGESNPRWSPDNRYLSFVSGRFESKGGQLWLLDRAGGEAVRLTDLKGGVADYEWSPDGTRIVVTSHDPDPEEAKPDSLKDKNPKPIVVDRYAFKRDYAGYLNRQRDHLWIVDVATKKGVQLTTGDFDDRMPRWSPDGRRIAFVSRREGKDPDRENNSDVYVVDAVAGSTPQRLTSWRGDDAEPVWSPDGAWIAYLQSGEPQLSAYAQETIAVIPSTGGTPRLLAATLDRDVGDLSWTPDGRTIRFILGDDRAVHLATVPAEGGAVTRLIDGRRVIWTYDAAPDGRLVARAATATTTPELFAVEKGALRALTHVNDSLLAQLALGTTEDVDFKNKDGLTVGALLVKPAGFQVGKKYPLLLWIHGGPNGQDQHAFAFQRELYAANGYLVLAVNYRGSSGRGQAWKKAIFADWGNKEVQDLLAGVDHVISLGIADPERLGIGGWSYGGILTDYIIATTTRFKAASSGAGSALQTTMYGTDQYIYQYENELGAPWKNPKLWEKLSYPFYKADRIKTPTLFMGGEKDANVPITGSEQMYMALKSLGVDAQLVVYPGQFHGISRPSFVLDRYQRYLGWYDKYLRPITP
- a CDS encoding C4-dicarboxylate ABC transporter, giving the protein MTPAILSLLALVVALALSMTSRINVGLLAVALAWVIGVYAAGLKPDVVMAGFPITLFLTLTGVTLLFAIADTNGTLERLAQHAVRAARGNARVLPVLFFLIAFAISTVGPGAISSVALVIPLAMAISERTGVSHFLTALMVANGANAGNLSPISSVGVIANNAMAKGGLGGHEWRVWAANFAAHALVALAAYLVLSGRREVAPAGESRAATAVAATDVALSGHQRLTSLLILAWIVGVVGFKLNLGMSAFGTAALLLLARAGDEQAAIRKVPWGVILMVCGVSLLIALLEKTGGMDLFTTLLARLATPVTLNGVIAFVTGAISTYSSTSGVVLPAFLPTAATLVEKVGGGDPLAVALSINVGSALVDVSPLSTLGALCVAAVSSPLASRALFNKLLAWGLAMTVVGAVLCQLMAGLFARA
- a CDS encoding AMP-binding protein, producing the protein MQLLDLFDLSLLGRRDVPALEHERADGTVETLTFGALDARSNRLARLLERRGVQPGDRLALYLPNRAEFIDLFLACVKLGVIVVPINILYREREIAHIVSDAEPVAVVVAGDEGASLFPASTAVWEIAALVRDAAGEEDSTVRRAIDGDAAAAIVYTSGTTGRSKGAVLSHNNFLANGVSLAACWRITSDDRYLAVLPLFHVHGLGNGIIAWLITGCRMRLAERFDVARAAALFEAFQPTLFFGVPTVYVRLLELPADVAARIGRRMRLFVCGSAPLSAATLEAFRTRYGHTILERYGMSETLMNIGNPYEGERRPGAVGLPFPGVSARIVAADGGEVAVDDVGELLVRGPNVIRHYWRRPDADAEAFVDGWFRTGDLARRSADGYYTLCGRRSDLIISGGFNIYPREIEELLLECAGVREAVVVGVPDERRGELPVAYVVADDEGALAGLGEQCRRQLASFKVPRAFVRVDALPRTALGKVQRHLLPPWTPGAP